Proteins encoded by one window of Rutidosis leptorrhynchoides isolate AG116_Rl617_1_P2 chromosome 7, CSIRO_AGI_Rlap_v1, whole genome shotgun sequence:
- the LOC139857995 gene encoding transcription factor bHLH79-like, with product MDPPIINETSFLAANPSSYTLTGIWPFSSVNGGKIENLGLKMGTQIGEPNNYQDDESSVTEHSGGDRKRKDAKFESECSKIVSTSCCNDLTKVNGKRVKILGTKDELGGSKIDRDGRSGLASISKPAVGQSQAPKQSEPLKDYIHVRARRGQATDSHSLAERARREKISERMRILQDLVPGCNKVIGKALVLDEIINYIQSLQHQVEFLSMKLEAVNTRMNSPVDGFPTKDLGPPPLDAAALLFGPQATRHYGHGSQPEWLHMQLGNSFGRTT from the exons ATGGATCCACCCATTATCAATGAAACTTCTTTCTTAGCAGCCAATCCTTCTTCTTACACTTTAACTGGGATTTGGCCCTTTTCTTCCGTTAATGGAGGCAAAATTGAAAATTTAGGGCTCAAAATGGGAACTCAAATTGGAGAACCCAATAATTACCAAGATGATGAATCGTCGGTAACGGAGCATAGCGGCGGTGACCGGAAAAGGAAGGATGCTAAATTTGAAAGTGAATGTTCAAAGATTGTGTCTACTAGTTGTTGCAATGATTTG ACCAAGGTGAATGGTAAAAGAGTGAAGATATTGGGTACCAAAGACGAATTGGGTGGTTCAAAAATAGATCGAGACGGGAGGTCAGGGTTGGCTAGCATTAGCAAGCCTGCTGTTGGTCAAAGTCAAGCCCCTAAACAATCCGAACCACTTAAAGACTACATTCATGTTAGAGCAAGAAGAGGTCAAGCCACTGATAGCCATAGTCTAGCCGAGAGA GCTAGGAGAGAAAAGATCAGCGAAAGAATGAGAATTTTGCAAGATTTGGTGCCGGGATGCAACAAG GTTATAGGAAAAGCACTTGTTCTTGATGAAATTATTAATTACATCCAGTCATTGCAACATCAAGTTGAG TTCTTGTCTATGAAGCTTGAAGCTGTAAATACAAGAATGAACTCGCCTGTAGACGGGTTTCCTACCAAAGAT CTTGGGCCACCACCACTCGATGCAGCCGCACTCTTATTTGGCCCACAAGCAACAAGACATTATGGACATGGGTCCCAACCCGAATGGCTTCATATGCAGTTAGGCAATAGCTTTGGTCGAACGACATGA